GTTCACGAAGCCGTTGATGGACCGGCCGACGGTTTTCCTGGAGATCATTCAGAGGAACAATTTTGATGGGTTTGGAGCCGGGAACTTCAAGAGTTTGTTTGAGGCGATTGAGAGGGAGCAGGAGTTGAGGGGGAATTTGTAGGTCGTTGGAGGCGTGAGATGGCATGAGCAGGGAGTGACTGTGTGTGAAAAGCATTTCGGTTGTCATGGCGGGATGGAGTTGCTACATGGTAGGGTGTTGTGGGTATTTCGGTGTTGGTGTGCAGTATGTTTTACCTTGCTGTATCCAACAGTCTCGGCCATAGAGTTCCATACGATATTCACGTCAATGTTCACCCTCATTCTCGACTGCATGTACCGTGGACATCGCATGGGCCACATTCGGGACCGGATTTCGTGCCGAGGATCCACCCGCAAACACGATCTTCAATGCCAACTCCTTCTGGCCAGCTTCCGAGCCGTCTATACAACGTTGCACAACACACGGAATCCTTCGTCTCGAGCACCTTCGCCACATACACCTACTAATCGTCCTCTGACGGGCACGAGCTCGTTCTACAGAGCCGCGATGATGTGCTCGTTCCTCTCCGGGCTCTTGAGGCGCCGTGGGGTGCTGCACACCAAAGCAGACGGACGAATAAGCGAGAAACAACGCGGCTGAACATGTAGCCAACTTGCAAACCTGCAGTAGTTCTGGGGCCATTAACGCATCACCCTGGCCCAGACCACGCTTTTGGAAGCGACCACACCTTACCTGCAAGCCACCGGCGACACGATGCTACGATTGAACGTGGGAGATCTTGAAGACCTGCTATGGCAAGATGGTAGTGATTATGGCTGCTGGGCTCATGAGTGCCATGCATGGTGTCAGCGCTGCGCAAGGCATGCTTGGATACCAGAACTTGTAGGTCAATTGTCCCGCTGCGTACCATCTCAGCTCGGGCGACGATCTGCGGGAAAGGCTGAGAGGGCGTCTGCTGTATTCGAGTCCCCCACTCGCCCTTTGGGGCGGACTTTACGGCATCCTTCTATCATTTCGTGGTCTTGTCTTTCTTGAGGTTCTGCTGACTTTCCCAATGCGACATTGCATGCCCATGCCATGGAGCATGTTGCTGATGTCGACTTCGGAGGGTTTGATGTACGACCTTTGTCATGGCCAGTGTCGCCAGAGCGGCTGAGCTTCCAAGCAGGGGAGCACGACAGCTCGACACGGGACGATACAGCTCCTGAACAGAGCACAGACACAGGCAGTCTCACAGAAGCTACTCCCGCGCATGCTGGAACGACGAATACCACGATCGCCAATGCTTCAGCGTTCGACGTGAACCACCACGGCACGAACACGCCTCCGGCACCGACCACGATACCGAACGAACAACCTGGAGCGCACCTCACACAGGCCGAGTCGGAAGATGAAGAGCTTCAACAGGCTATAGCTTTGTCGCAACAAAGTGCACAAGAAGATGAAGAGCGTCGTGAACGCCAGAGGCAGCGAGTGCTTGAGATCTTCGAGAAAGGTCGCGCTCGGAGTATAGAAGTCCCTGTGGAAGAGTTCGTCAAGAATAAGCCTTCGCTGAAAGGCATCCCGTTACCAGCATACGATGGAACAGGATACCCGTCATATATGTAGGTCAGAGGATGAGCATACGACTCACCTGAAAGAGCAGTCAGGACTGTCAGATGCTGCGCGAGTGCACAACACTGCATCCCCAGTCTCTGCAGAGGCGACGGTCACGACGACACAACAATTCCCGCCATCAATGGCAGCACCTGCACCAGTGGTCGAGTCTCCACCTTCGCAAGGACGCTTCAAGGCGATATACGACTTTCAAGCCCAGTCGAACGGCGAGCTTGGAGTCAAGACCGGGGACCTCGTGCTCGTTGTTCAGAAAGAGGACAATGGATGGTGGTCAGTCCGACAGCCGCAAAGCGGTTCCTCTGGTTGGGTTCCGGCTGCATACCTTGTAGAAGCCAAAGAAGCTCCTCCTCCACCTCCGCCAAGGCAGGAGAGCTTTACGCCAGCCAGTGTTATAGAGACATATCATCCTCACAACCAACCCAACGAAGCACCCTTTCCTGCTCCCGCGGAACCCGACTTGGATGGCGCGATCGATGCTACTCCAACGCAGGCTCAATATCAGCTGGTCGACACCGACGAGAGAGAGCAATGGCATGATGCTGATGCAGTGCCAGCTCCACAACCACTACCAGCCTCGCCGAGCATTGTAGCGGATACACCCGCCCCAGGTCCTGGACGATATGCAGAGCGCAACACAATCCAGCTTCCCGTACGTCAGCCATCCAGTACATATCGACCAGAGAGAGGACCCCCGGTCACGACATCGTCGACCAATGAGACGATACCTCGTGTGCCACATCTAGCCTTGAATGTATCTGATGCTGACAGAGAACGCATGCCTGGGCGATCAGGGACGAAGTTGGACATTCGAGACACATCTCGCAGCAGAGGGACACCTCAACCAGTCAGAGCACCAACTGGCGAAGTGTGCGATAGCTGCGAGGAAATATGCCTTCAGACATCGTATTGCAATGTGTGTCGACTGTTATTCTGCCAACCTTGCTGGGCCTAGCAGATCCAGCACAAGCAGTCTCGGCAAGGCAAAGGTTCGATGTTGCACGAGAAGACGGAGCATAGCGTTGCAAAGAAAGTCCAAGATGTTCTCACGCCAGAGCTGAGCCATGATGCTCGAGGAAAGCTTCATGAGAAAGACATTGACACCACATGGTTTGGTGTGGCAAGAGAGGAAAGCGAGTTGCCACTATTTCGCGACTATGGGAGGTATGCTAACTTGATCACCGTCGCGAAGGAGATGAGGCTCGATCTGCCTCCCTCTTCTACGACGAGCATTGATGGTACCGATACTCTCTACCCAAGCTTGGTCTCCTTCGTTGGGCAAACAAGCGCTGGGAAGAGCACTCTTATCAAACTACTGATCGATCTGAAAATGAAGGAAGGTGATCCCAGCTTCCCGACGCCCGTCACTGGTGCTGCAGGCCGAGATGTGTCTACGTCTGAAGACGTGCACCTCTATCTTGACCCGGACTCGTCTTTATCTACTCAGTTGCGAGCACCTTTGCTCTTTGCAGACTGCGAAGGTTTAGAAGGCGGCGAAAGAGATCCAGTCGGCGCGATTCTGAAGAAGAAACATGAAAAGGCGTTGAAGGGTGAGAGTGGCACTGCCGGACGCCGTCAGCCTGGACTTAGACACACGTCCGAGAGGGAGCTTGTTTGGGCAGACACGCCCAAGAAGCGGTCACGGGAGTTTGCTGTTGCTCATCTCTACCCGCGACTCTTGTACACGTTTTCCGATGTGATCGTCTTCGTTCTGAAGAATCCCAGGTATGCCTCGCACGACTTTGCCGTGACGGGCGGTCTGCTAACGATGTGATTGTAGAGTCATCGAGGGAGTGCTTGAGCGCCTCATCGACTGGGCTCAGGCCGCCCTCGAAAAGTCGTCGAACCAGCCTGTTCTGCCACACGCCATCATCGCGCTCAATGCTTCGGAATATGATATCGACCAAGACCTCGGGGACGTCGACTTCGCTACTCAGTCACTGCTGGAATCTATGTCAAGGACTGTGTTCCACAATGCTACGTTCAAGAAGTATGCCCAGTTCTGGCGAGAGCGCGATCGTCAAATCGAGACGGTGGAGCACCTTCTACTCTCATACTATAGCTCTATCCGCGTCGTTCGCATCCCGACTAACGGCCGTCCGAATCTGATTCAAGGCCAGGTGGAGAAGCTTTGGGAAGGAATCCACTGGGCTAGCAAACATGCTCGCGAGCGAAAAGCTGACCTTCGGATGCTGCTCGATGCTGATGAGTTCCAGCCATACCTGCAAGTGGCCTTCGATCACTTCGCCGAGAACCTGAACACGCCATTCGACTTTGTACAGGCTTCCTTTTCTCACAGTCCGATACCGCACGACTTCGGCGGTAACATATTGAAGCTGGCTATTCAAGTCATGGAATGCTGGATGGACATCGCGAAGGGTCATACCATCTTTGAAGAGTTCAGCTTTCTGGTCGCATCGTGTATTATGCTTGATGCGGCACGCAACCGGTATAGAGGGCACCCCGACGAGTTCTTTCCAAACTACTTGCAACACATTGAGAATGCCTTGGAAAACTTCTGTGATCGTCACTGGCCATGTGAGTTCACTAGCTCCAAGGGACGCTGCGTGAACGTTCGCAGCGGACACGGTGCCAAAGGCCATCAACTCAAGTCTGGCAAGCTTCTAGCCGACGGTGAATACCAATCGTCCTTTACGTTTCAAAGCTATCGAGAGGAGTTTCAGATCCAAGTCTATCGCATCCTCCTTGCTCTCAGCAAACGTGTGCGGACCAGGGCCAGAGAGGGCATACCCGAAGAGCAAGCAGCAGCCGAAACCCATGAGGACTGGGTGCTTCCGCACTTCATCGAGCATGCCGCGAGAGGAGACGCGAAAGCCTTCATCAGTCATACAGTGTGCTTTGCATGTCTTTTTGAGCCTCCAGAGCATGCTTTGCCTTGCGGACATGTCCTCTGCACCCGTTGCTTGAAGACATCTGGAAAAGTATCCCTCAGCCGGTTTGTCGAGATAGCACGGTGCCCACTGGAGAGGAAAGAGAGTCGTTTCAGAACTGCCTGGAGAGTGCACCTGAAGCCAGCAAGCTGTGGTGTACGAGTGCTGACACTTGATGGTGGCGGCATCCGAGGCATAGTAGAGCTCGAGACTCTCAAGCAGATCGAGAAAGAGCTGGGTGACGGTGTGAGTGTGCAGAGCTTTTTCGATCTCATCGTAGGGACTAGGTACGTGTACGTGGAGCAAGTCTTCGTGGTTTGGCTAACACTACCCAGTACCGGCGGCATCATCGCACTAGGCTTGACCGCTCGCAACTGGACTGTCTCCACGTGTGCCCAAAACTTCGAGATGTTATGTCGCAAGGCGTTCACTCTGCGAAAAGGCGCCGGTCTACCTGGGATAGGCTGGTTCGTGGAGAACTACAATCACTCGCGGTATGAGACACAGCCTCTGCAAGAAGCACTAATGGCAGCCTTTACAGACGAGCAACGGCTGTTCGGGGGAGAACGTGAAGCTAGAGATGCTGGCAGTCTTGATGTCAAAGTGGCCGTGACCGCAACGACTGCAGCAGGCAACAGTGTCGTGTTGGCCAACTACAATCGACTCAGCATCGAGAAGCTATCCTACCAGTTTCAGCGTCCAGAGAAGCCGCATGCTGAGCTCAAGACGTGGGAGGCAGCGCGAGCGACATCTGCAGCCCCGCAACACTTCAAGCCGCTATGCCACGAGGCATCGAAGCAGACGTTGCTCGATGGTGGAATCTATCACAACAACCCAATCAACATCGCTGATCAGGAACGCAAGCTGATCTGGCCCAGTCATCAGGATGTTGAGCCTGATGTTGTCGTATCTATCGGTACGGCCTATTGCAAGTacgacaagaagcgtacgGTGCTCGATAAGTGGCGCAAGAAGCGGCGTGGTGTCATTTCGCATGGCACATATTTGAAGAACATCGCTGCTGATCATGTTCATTCTTCGCTGGACTCGGAGAAGACGTAGAGAGACTTCATCAATGTGAAGAGGACTGAGGATCGCAAGAGGTATATTCGCATCAATCCTGCTTTAGAGGAACCAGTGCCGAAGCTGGACGATGTTGAGAAGATGAATGTGCTGAAAGATGCCACCCGGCATATCGTGGGGGATAGTCCAGAGGTCAAGATGGCTGCGCTCCGTCTGGTAGCCGCCTGCTTCTACTTCGACACTTTTGGCGACGTCAAGGAGATCCAAGATGGTACAGGTGATCTCTAAGAGGTGCAAGGATTCTTTCACTGTCGGTTCATTGCTGGCCATGAGATCGCCGAGCTTGGCAGGTTCATCAAGAGGAAAGCAGTGGCTGGCCACGAGCCGCATTTCTTGATCAAGGAACAAGGCAATGATGACTTCCCTCCGCAAGAGGTGCTGCTCGACGATAAGGATTTGAACAGGATGATTACGAGTCAGATGTTCAATTTACGAAAACAGGTTACGATTAGACGACCGAACAAGAATGCTGTGACTGAGATGTCGCTCTGCCTGACACGAGAtacgtcgtatcctctcAGTGGGTTTCCGAGAAAGCTTCATGGCGGCAAGTCAGTCGCGAGCGGTATGCGCATCTTCACCTGTCCCAATATGTACAAAGGCCCACTTCGTAACACAGCGAACCGAAACGCGGCCACGAAGATTACAAACTCATTCCGCTGGGCTGGACGCTCAGGAAGTCAACAAGATCAACGTCGCCGCGACTGGAAGGCTCCCGTCATGCCACTCATAGAGAAACAAGACATCATCGAACAATACTCCGAACCTAGTCACTTGCTGGGCAGTGCAACAGAAGCTGACCTCATGGACACCAATCCAAAGGCAGTAGAGTCGCAAGGTCATCTTGAGCTTGAGATCGACGGCTTTGGTCGCAAACTGGCACGCTACGGGTCTGCGGACGGTGCTCGTTCATCCTCTTCATTGCCCAGATCAGAGCTGTTTGACACGCAAGTTGGTGAGCGTGTTGAGCTGCCGACCACCGAGATCCAGGATGATCGGTATTATATCGCGAGAGATGATTGAATTCCGGAGCAGCCTAATAGCAGTATATATTTGACACTGCGAAGAGCTGATCTCGTTAAGATTAAGAGGACAACAGCAGATGGTATGTCTCATCGAACGATCCTCTGGGTAGCGCGGGCTAACTTTTGAATGTGAATAGGGTGGTGGCTAGGCCGTGTCGCGACGGGTCCCAGGGAAGGCTGGATGCCGTCTTCATGGTTGCTGCCAGCTGGGCAGGATGCCCATATCATGTTCTCTCAGCATGTCCCAGGTGGAGCTAGCAATCCTTCAGAGCTAGCAGGGAGTAATTATCGATAATGCGTATATGTGTCTCCAATAAGCCCGTGCATCTGTTGTTTAGATGTGTATTCAAGACGCGGCTAGGCGTACATCACTATGTGAGATCGTCCAAGGGCAATGAATGAATGACAATGATGTGTAGAAAGAAGAGCTGTGGTCGGAAGTCGGACAACAACCTCTGACTGGCAGGCACGCCCCACCAAGGTGCCTGCCGAGGCCCTCCCAAAGCCGCCATTGCCATCCCACTATAAACTTGACCACTCTACCTACACCACCCCTCCCTTCAACACACCCAACCCAACACAATGGCCGACCTCTTCCACGACTTCCCACCCCTCAGAAATGACCTCCTCCTCCGCACCGCCCGCGGCGAAAAAGTCGAACGCCCACCATGCTGGGTCATGCGACAAGCCGGCCGCTACCTGCCCGAATACCACCAAGAAAAAGGCCAGCACGACTTCTTCGAATGCTGTCGGTCGCCTGAGATCGCGTCAAACCTGACCCTCCAGCCCATCGATCGGTTTGAAGGCCTCATCGATGCTGCCATTATTTTCTCAGACATTCTGGTTATTCCGCAAGCGATGGGGATGGAAGTCGTCATGGTTGATGGGAAGGGTCCGCATTTCCCGGAGCCGCTGGGGAGTCCCGAGGATAAGCAGTATGGCGAGGTGATGGGAAGGGATGTGGATGTTAAGGTGAGCCTGAGTTATGTCTATGAGGCGATAACGATGACGAGGAAGAAGCTGGACGGGAGGGTGCCGTTGTATGGATTCTGCGGTGCGCCGTTTACGTTGTTGTGTTATATGGTTGAGGGAGGGGGGACCAAGGTTTTCAAGCAGACGAAGACGTGGATTTATAGGTATGGGAAGGAGAGTAAGGCGTTGTTGCAGAAGATTGCGGAGCTTTGTGTGGAGTATTTGGCGCATCAGGTTATTGCGGGAGCGCAGATTGTGCAGATTTTTGATTCGTGGGCGGGGGAGTTGAGTCCAACTACGTTTCAGGAGTTCTCGCTGCCGTATTTGAACTGGATTTGTGATCATTTGCCGGCGAGGTTGCAAGAGTTGGGGCAGGAGCGGGTGCCGATGGTGGTGTTTGCGAAGGGAGCTTGGTATGCTGTGGAAGAGCTGTGTCAGACGAAGTATGATATTGTTGGCTTGGACTGGTTGCATGAGCCGAAGGAGGCGTATGCCATTGCACAGAAGCATGGAAAAGTGCTGCAGGGTAATGCGGATCCTGGTGTGCTTTACGGTGGGCATGAGGCGATTACCAAGGTTGTGAAGAACATGGTTGATGGGTTTGGCGGCGGAAAGCAAGGCTGGATTGCGAATCTTGGTCATGGTATGTTCAGGCTCATCTCAACTGTCGTTGTCTATCGCTAATCGTTCTTCATCTAGGCATCACACCATGGGTCAATCCCGATGACCTCAAATTCTACTTCCAGGAGATACACCGGCTCTCAGGTGAATACAGCTCCAGCTGACTCCCCTCATGAGAGTCTCCTCTCAAAAGTCGTTCGCCAACcaagatctaggtgaacaTTCGGCCGAGTCCTTCCCTGCAAAAATCGACATCAAAGCTGCCGAAGACAAGATGCATGAACGCAACATACTGCACCAAGACTGGTAGTCGACCGACAGGCCCCAAACACAGCAGAACTCATTTGTCCTCGCCGATATCTTCATACCTACCCTCAGTCGTCAGCCAGATCCTGGAGAAGCGCATCATCCTCGCATTATAACCCACCAGTCTTCTGGATGGTTCTTGATGAAGTCTTTCATCAATTGCTCGCATTCGGCATCTTTCAGGTTGATTACTTCTATACCCTTGGAACGGAGGTGTTCCTCGCCGCCGACAAAAGCATTGTTCTCGCTCATGACGACGCGGGATACTTTGTACAGAATGCAAGCTCCGGTGCACATATCGCAGGGAGACAGAGTGGTGTACATGGTGGAGCCTTTGTATGCTGATGCTGGGAGACGGCCTGCGTTCTCTAGGGCTGCTGTTTCGCCCTGATGGAGAAGTGTCAACGATTATGAAGCGCCATGAAGTATCAAGCATAGATAACTGTCGATAGCTGTACAGAAAAGTTACTACATACATGCAAGATTGCACTGCTCTTTTGCACACGCATATTGTGGCCTCGGCCTAGGATTTTGCCATCTGCTGCGACGAGGCAAGCGCCGATCGGCACACCGCCTTCTGATGCTCCCTACTTGGCTTCTTCGAGAGCGGCTCTGAAGCCGGCATCGTTGACTGACATTATCACGCCTCAATTTAAGCTTGATGATAAGTAAGGAGGACTTTGATGGACGAGACATCTCACGTGCGAGGTCGGAGATGGAAGTTTGCGTGGAAGCAGATATCGGTAGAGTGGCCAATAGGGAAGGCGTATCGTGACGGGGAGGTTCGGGAGGGTGAATGTCAGGCACGCTCCGAAGTCAGGCACGCTCCATGTGACGTCTCCTCCCTACCGGTACAGTACACCACACACGACCGCTTTCACACTACAGTATGTAGCGACTGCAGGACTGGCGTACGCATCCATACCATAATTCTTGTCGCAGCGACTGGTATTCCTCTTTGCGATAGTCTTTTGATTCCTTGCATTGCACCGACAGACCCTGAGTCTGGCGCATCTGGAGCGCCTTCTCTGAGGTCGTCCAACCACGCGAAGGCCAATAGCCTATTACCAGCTGCAAAGCTCTTCGACCCCCCAAGACCAAGACACGCCTGCGCAACCATCCGAGACAGAAACGAGCTTTGTCGAAGAGTGTTTTGGCAGGACGGTGGACATAGCACGGCGCTTGGTGATCGATAGAGATGGATCCGGGAGGGCATCGCAATTGGCAACACGGCGGCGGAGGTGGTGGTGATGGTTCACAAGCCCCGCCGCGTCCTGGTGCCAGCTTTGGGTAAGCAAGCTCCCTATGATATAGCAACGTATCCTCTGTGTTGCAGATACAGTACAGCGTTGTGGCGTGGTGGGCAGAGCTTCGTTTCTGCAAGACCTAGCTTCATCCAGCCCTTGCGACATAACTGCATACTCGCTTCATATCGACATAGCAGTACACTGAGACAGTGCTGATCTCATACCATCTGCAGACCCGGCACGCCGCAGCACAAACCACAGCAATCTCCGCCCCAAGGCCCAAGCGGACTGCCACCACCCGGCGGGCCCTTTCCACCGTTTCAGCAACACCCTCACAGCTTAGCCAATCTAGCCGGCATCAGCCAAAGCTCGCCGAGACAGCCGCCCTTACAATCGCATTTACCAGACGATCGTCCACCGTTGGGTCCCGGCTTCGGGCTGCCTCCTCTGAGCCAAGCGACAAGTCAGCCAGGGCCAGCAGAAAGAGAACGCGAACAGCGTGAGCGGGAGCGGGAGCGTGAGGTGGAGCGTATACACATCAAGGAGGAAGAGGATCGACGACATCGCGAGGAGGACAGAAGGCGGATGGAACAAGCTCCGCCGCACCAAGGTCCACCCCATCTGCATCAGCCCCGAGCAGTCCCTCCTCCGACAGTACATGGGCCGAATGGTCTGCTTGGCAATCCCAGCATCGCACACCAACACCAGCAGCAACAGTTGCCACAGCCACCGTTAGGCGCGCCAAGTGGTCCTGGCAACATTTTCGGCGGAGGTCCCGTACAAAATCCGCATGCGCACACGCCGCAGCATATTCAACAAGCCAGCCTTCTTGCGCCGTACGCACCCGGCTCACAGGCTCAGCAAGCTCAACAGCAGCAGCAGATGGCGCAAGGTCAGGGACAGGGCCAACAGCCTATTCTCAACGATGCGCTCAGCTACCTCGATCAGGTCAAAGTCCAGTTCGCCGATCATCCAGATGTCTATAACAAATTCTTGGACATTATGAAGGACTTCAAGTCTGGTGCGATAGACACTCCCGGCGTGATCGGCCGCGTGAGCACGCTTTTCGCCGG
Above is a genomic segment from Fulvia fulva chromosome 3, complete sequence containing:
- a CDS encoding Calcium-independent phospholipase A2-gamma — its product is MLHEKTEHSVAKKVQDVLTPELSHDARGKLHEKDIDTTWFGVAREESELPLFRDYGRYANLITVAKEMRLDLPPSSTTSIDGTDTLYPSLVSFVGQTSAGKSTLIKLLIDLKMKEGDPSFPTPVTGAAGRDVSTSEDVHLYLDPDSSLSTQLRAPLLFADCEGLEGGERDPVGAILKKKHEKALKGESGTAGRRQPGLRHTSERELVWADTPKKRSREFAVAHLYPRLLYTFSDVIVFVLKNPRVIEGVLERLIDWAQAALEKSSNQPVLPHAIIALNASEYDIDQDLGDVDFATQSLLESMSRTVFHNATFKKYAQFWRERDRQIETVEHLLLSYYSSIRVVRIPTNGRPNLIQGQVEKLWEGIHWASKHARERKADLRMLLDADEFQPYLQVAFDHFAENLNTPFDFVQASFSHSPIPHDFGGNILKLAIQVMECWMDIAKGHTIFEEFSFLVASCIMLDAARNRYRGHPDEFFPNYLQHIENALENFCDRHWPCEFTSSKGRCVNVRSGHGAKGHQLKSGKLLADGEYQSSFTFQSYREEFQIQVYRILLALSKRVRTRAREGIPEEQAAAETHEDWVLPHFIEHAARGDAKAFISHTVCFACLFEPPEHALPCGHVLCTRCLKTSGKVSLSRFVEIARCPLERKESRFRTAWRVHLKPASCGVRVLTLDGGGIRGIVELETLKQIEKELGDGVSVQSFFDLIVGTSTGGIIALGLTARNWTVSTCAQNFEMLCRKAFTLRKGAGLPGIGWFVENYNHSRYETQPLQEALMAAFTDEQRLFGGEREARDAGSLDVKVAVTATTAAGNSVVLANYNRLSIEKLSYQFQRPEKPHAELKTWEAARATSAAPQHFKPLCHEASKQTLLDGGIYHNNPINIADQERKLIWPSHQDVEPDVVVSIGTAYCKYDKKRTVLDKWRKKRRGVISHGTYLKNIAADHVHSSLDSEKT
- a CDS encoding Uroporphyrinogen decarboxylase, translated to MADLFHDFPPLRNDLLLRTARGEKVERPPCWVMRQAGRYLPEYHQEKGQHDFFECCRSPEIASNLTLQPIDRFEGLIDAAIIFSDILVIPQAMGMEVVMVDGKGPHFPEPLGSPEDKQYGEVMGRDVDVKVSLSYVYEAITMTRKKLDGRVPLYGFCGAPFTLLCYMVEGGGTKVFKQTKTWIYRYGKESKALLQKIAELCVEYLAHQVIAGAQIVQIFDSWAGELSPTTFQEFSLPYLNWICDHLPARLQELGQERVPMVVFAKGAWYAVEELCQTKYDIVGLDWLHEPKEAYAIAQKHGKVLQGNADPGVLYGGHEAITKVVKNMVDGFGGGKQGWIANLGHGITPWVNPDDLKFYFQEIHRLSGEYSSS
- a CDS encoding Cytosine deaminase; its protein translation is MRVQKSSAILHGETAALENAGRLPASAYKGSTMYTTLSPCDMCTGACILYKVSRVVMSENNAFVGGEEHLRSKGIEVINLKDAECEQLMKDFIKNHPEDWYEDIGEDK